A part of Dehalogenimonas sp. W genomic DNA contains:
- a CDS encoding acyl carrier protein — protein sequence MAAIFERVKKIGVEQLGVEEKDVTMEASFTDDLGADSLDLVELIMALEEEFSTEAAKIEIPDEDAETLKTVKDVVEYLKGKGVTD from the coding sequence ATGGCCGCAATTTTTGAACGGGTTAAGAAAATCGGTGTGGAACAGTTGGGCGTTGAGGAAAAAGACGTCACCATGGAAGCCAGCTTCACCGATGACCTGGGTGCTGATTCACTGGATCTGGTTGAACTGATCATGGCGCTGGAAGAAGAGTTTTCTACCGAAGCCGCCAAGATTGAAATCCCCGATGAGGACGCCGAGACCCTCAAGACCGTCAAGGACGTGGTGGAATACCTCAAGGGCAAAGGCGTTACCGACTAA
- the rph gene encoding ribonuclease PH, whose protein sequence is MSRIDGREAAVLRPITITPGFQAFADGSVLIEQGRTRVICSVSMEEKVPGFLRNSGTGWVTAEYAMLPAATSSRTPRESTQGKVSGRSQEIQRLVGRSLRAVTDLAGLGERSFTVDCDVIQADAGTRTAAISGSYVALYLAFNKLVRMGVLKKMPLVTQVAAVSVVIRNNAILLDPTYAEDGGADVDFNLVMNSNGEFIEIQGTAEQKPFSRDTMDSVFNLAEKGIREIFEIQNAILAGI, encoded by the coding sequence ATGTCCAGAATTGACGGCCGCGAAGCAGCGGTTTTACGCCCGATTACCATCACTCCCGGATTTCAGGCCTTTGCCGATGGCTCGGTGCTGATTGAACAAGGCCGCACCCGGGTAATCTGCTCGGTATCCATGGAAGAAAAGGTGCCGGGTTTTTTAAGGAATTCCGGAACCGGCTGGGTCACCGCCGAATATGCCATGCTGCCGGCGGCCACCTCTTCCCGGACACCGCGCGAATCAACCCAGGGCAAAGTGTCCGGCCGCAGTCAGGAGATTCAGCGACTGGTCGGCCGCTCTCTGCGGGCGGTTACCGATCTGGCGGGGCTGGGCGAGCGCAGTTTCACCGTTGATTGTGACGTCATCCAGGCCGATGCCGGTACCCGCACAGCCGCAATCAGCGGCAGTTATGTCGCCCTGTATCTGGCTTTTAACAAACTGGTCAGAATGGGGGTGCTGAAGAAGATGCCGCTGGTGACTCAGGTAGCGGCGGTCAGCGTGGTCATCCGAAATAATGCCATCCTGCTGGACCCGACTTATGCCGAAGACGGCGGTGCCGATGTTGACTTCAACCTGGTGATGAACTCCAATGGTGAGTTTATTGAAATCCAGGGGACCGCGGAACAGAAACCGTTTTCCCGCGACACCATGGACTCAGTGTTTAATCTGGCTGAAAAGGGTATCCGGGAAATCTTTGAAATACAGAACGCGATACTGGCCGGAATTTAG
- a CDS encoding DUF167 domain-containing protein, with product MSADDRIIINIRVQPGASKNAVAGRVGDYFKLRVTAAPERGKANQAVVALLADVLGIPKSNIEVIRGQTARQKAIAVSGLTEAEIMARLAGED from the coding sequence ATGTCCGCTGACGATAGAATCATCATCAATATCCGCGTGCAACCCGGCGCTTCAAAGAATGCCGTAGCCGGACGCGTTGGAGATTATTTCAAACTCCGGGTGACCGCCGCGCCGGAACGCGGTAAGGCCAATCAGGCGGTGGTTGCACTACTGGCGGACGTACTGGGTATTCCGAAGAGCAATATTGAGGTAATCCGGGGGCAGACCGCGCGTCAAAAAGCGATAGCTGTCAGCGGCTTAACCGAAGCGGAAATCATGGCCCGGCTGGCGGGCGAGGACTAG
- the proB gene encoding glutamate 5-kinase: MNVKLCYRRIVIKLGTNLLTGGSGRLDQLVMGELVAQIARLAAGGAEIAVVTSGAIAAGKEKLGLYKKLRDMPYRQVLASVGQSRLMNVYDGLFNAHGLTVAQALLTRTDLNDRSGYLNARNTLLALMELGVISIINENDVVAVDEIQEAKFGDNDNLSAMVANLIDADLLLMLSDIDGLYTGNPRSDKNARLIPLVERITPDIEALADGTWSDAATGGMVTKIEAARLATASGVRVVIASGREPDIIGRIVGGEAAGTHFLPQGEPDARRRWLLSGLAVKGRVSIDEGAAQAVGRCGSLLPAGITGVDGTFKRGDIIRVLNSEGVLLGYGIANYDAADTERIKGLHSGKIAETLSRSYGAEVIHHNNLVIC, translated from the coding sequence ATGAACGTAAAACTCTGTTACCGCCGCATCGTCATCAAGCTGGGCACTAACCTCCTGACCGGAGGCAGCGGCCGGCTTGACCAACTGGTCATGGGCGAACTGGTAGCGCAGATTGCCCGGCTGGCGGCCGGCGGGGCCGAAATTGCGGTGGTGACGTCCGGAGCTATCGCCGCCGGCAAGGAGAAACTGGGGTTATACAAAAAGCTGCGCGACATGCCCTACCGGCAGGTGCTGGCCTCGGTCGGCCAGAGCCGCCTGATGAATGTCTACGACGGCTTATTTAACGCCCACGGCCTGACAGTAGCCCAGGCGCTGTTGACCCGGACCGATCTTAACGACCGTTCCGGTTATCTCAATGCCCGCAATACCCTGCTGGCTCTGATGGAACTCGGCGTCATCAGCATCATCAACGAAAACGATGTAGTGGCCGTGGATGAAATTCAAGAAGCCAAGTTCGGCGACAACGACAATCTGTCGGCCATGGTGGCCAACCTGATTGATGCCGACCTGCTGTTGATGCTCAGCGATATTGACGGATTATATACCGGCAACCCGCGAAGCGATAAAAATGCCCGGCTGATTCCATTGGTGGAACGCATTACTCCGGATATTGAAGCACTGGCCGATGGCACCTGGAGCGACGCCGCCACCGGCGGCATGGTGACTAAGATTGAGGCCGCCCGACTGGCGACCGCCTCCGGAGTACGGGTGGTTATCGCCTCCGGCCGGGAACCGGACATCATCGGCCGAATTGTCGGCGGTGAGGCAGCGGGAACGCACTTCCTGCCTCAGGGAGAACCTGACGCCCGCCGGCGATGGCTGTTGTCCGGTCTGGCGGTCAAGGGCCGGGTAAGCATAGACGAGGGGGCGGCTCAGGCGGTGGGGCGCTGCGGCAGTCTGTTGCCGGCGGGCATTACCGGTGTGGATGGCACCTTCAAACGCGGCGACATCATTCGGGTGTTGAACAGCGAAGGGGTCTTACTGGGTTACGGCATCGCCAATTATGATGCGGCGGACACCGAGCGCATCAAAGGCCTGCATTCCGGCAAGATTGCCGAGACCTTGAGCCGCAGTTACGGCGCTGAGGTCATTCACCACAATAATCTGGTTATCTGTTAG
- the nusB gene encoding transcription antitermination factor NusB, whose protein sequence is MPKRHQARIVALKSLFEIDLTGHPAEEVIDRQLETAELTAEIALLARAMVTGTLENLEEADGIIQRLAPAYPVTQMAPVDRNILRLAIYEVLHDNNVPVRVAINEAVELAKEFGADSSAKFINGVLSTVSTLTQRE, encoded by the coding sequence ATGCCCAAACGCCATCAAGCTCGCATTGTCGCCCTGAAATCCCTCTTTGAAATTGACCTCACCGGGCATCCCGCCGAAGAGGTTATTGACCGGCAACTGGAGACTGCGGAGCTTACCGCGGAGATTGCCTTACTGGCGCGCGCTATGGTGACCGGGACTCTGGAAAATCTGGAAGAAGCCGACGGCATCATTCAGCGGCTGGCGCCAGCCTATCCGGTTACACAGATGGCGCCGGTTGACCGCAACATCCTGAGGCTTGCAATATACGAGGTTTTACACGATAATAATGTCCCGGTACGGGTAGCCATAAACGAAGCGGTGGAGCTGGCCAAGGAGTTTGGCGCTGACAGTTCCGCTAAATTTATAAACGGGGTGCTGAGTACCGTATCTACCCTGACTCAGCGGGAGTAA
- a CDS encoding DUF177 domain-containing protein — protein MLEFNVAQLEKSPIGTTREYELDDRMDYDGQTTRVTGRVLLTRTNRSILVKADLAATVPQECCRCLSPFEGRVSFTINEEFFPLMDVTSGLPLAPDEEGGDFIIDGHHVLDLTEAVRQYLILSQPMKPLCRPDCQGILPGPA, from the coding sequence GTGCTGGAATTCAACGTAGCTCAACTGGAGAAGTCCCCCATCGGCACCACCAGGGAGTATGAACTTGATGACCGGATGGATTACGACGGACAGACGACCCGGGTCACCGGCCGGGTACTGCTGACCCGGACCAACCGTTCAATTCTGGTCAAGGCTGATCTGGCGGCAACGGTGCCGCAGGAGTGCTGCCGCTGTCTCAGCCCGTTTGAAGGCAGGGTGAGCTTCACCATCAATGAGGAATTTTTTCCCTTGATGGATGTTACCAGCGGTCTGCCGTTGGCGCCGGATGAAGAAGGCGGAGACTTCATAATTGATGGACATCATGTGCTGGATTTAACTGAGGCAGTGCGTCAGTACCTCATTTTGTCCCAACCCATGAAGCCGTTGTGCCGCCCGGATTGCCAGGGGATACTGCCTGGTCCTGCATGA
- the fabD gene encoding ACP S-malonyltransferase — protein sequence MDKPKLAFVFPGQGAQAPGMGQDVYDEFDAARAVFKAADDRLGFAISKLCFEGPEDKLKETAIAQPAMVTASLAYLAAARDMEVLPQPDFVAGHSLGEYTALAAAGALEFADAIQLAALRGRLMQLASQESPGTMAAVMGISETDLGVIAANGGIYIANYNSPGQLVISGARENMAGVMETLTAKGARVIPLAVSGAFHTPLMAGAADGLAKVVERLEFKDAAVPIIANTSGQPITAAEDIRAELLKQLTESVYWQKSVEYMIAEGVTTFVEIGPGKVLTGLIRRISRDVRTMNIGDAQSIKNMQAGAWN from the coding sequence GTGGACAAACCTAAACTGGCTTTCGTCTTTCCCGGTCAGGGCGCTCAGGCGCCCGGTATGGGGCAGGACGTATACGATGAATTTGACGCCGCCCGCGCCGTTTTCAAAGCTGCCGATGACCGGCTGGGTTTCGCCATTTCCAAACTGTGTTTTGAAGGCCCGGAAGATAAGTTGAAGGAAACGGCCATCGCCCAACCGGCGATGGTCACCGCCAGCCTGGCTTATCTGGCCGCGGCCCGGGACATGGAAGTACTGCCGCAGCCGGATTTTGTGGCCGGCCACTCGCTGGGTGAGTACACTGCTCTGGCGGCCGCCGGGGCGCTGGAGTTCGCCGATGCCATTCAACTGGCCGCCCTGCGGGGCCGCTTGATGCAGCTGGCGTCTCAGGAATCCCCCGGTACCATGGCCGCAGTCATGGGCATCAGTGAGACTGACCTGGGGGTCATCGCCGCTAACGGCGGTATTTATATCGCCAATTACAACAGTCCCGGCCAACTGGTGATTTCCGGTGCCCGGGAGAATATGGCCGGAGTCATGGAAACCCTCACCGCCAAAGGCGCCCGGGTAATCCCGCTGGCGGTGTCCGGTGCTTTTCACACCCCCCTCATGGCCGGGGCCGCTGATGGCCTGGCCAAAGTGGTGGAGCGGCTGGAGTTCAAGGACGCAGCAGTGCCCATTATTGCCAATACCAGCGGCCAGCCGATAACCGCCGCCGAAGATATCCGGGCGGAACTGCTTAAGCAGTTGACCGAAAGCGTCTACTGGCAGAAATCAGTGGAATACATGATTGCTGAAGGCGTGACCACTTTCGTAGAAATCGGTCCGGGTAAAGTCCTGACCGGTTTGATTCGCCGCATCAGCCGGGACGTCCGCACCATGAATATCGGTGATGCTCAGTCTATCAAGAATATGCAGGCGGGCGCGTGGAATTAG
- a CDS encoding CinA family protein, translated as MKNDGQGELNLSEPEVLAGKLLREKGLTIGTVESATGGLLAARIIGVPGASDYCRGGIIAYHNEVKMSLAGVKYATLLAFGAVSARVAEEMAAGGRQRLGVDICISDTGIAGPGGGNDNKPAGLFYLGLATAEGVRHRKYIFKGSRQQNRTAAVNAALEWLLEELA; from the coding sequence ATGAAAAATGACGGGCAGGGTGAATTGAATCTCTCAGAACCGGAAGTCCTGGCCGGTAAGCTGTTGCGGGAAAAGGGGTTAACCATCGGTACGGTGGAGTCGGCCACCGGCGGTCTGCTGGCCGCCCGGATTATTGGCGTCCCCGGGGCCTCGGATTATTGCCGGGGCGGTATCATAGCTTACCACAACGAGGTCAAGATGAGTCTGGCCGGGGTTAAGTACGCCACCCTCCTGGCTTTCGGGGCCGTCTCCGCCCGGGTCGCCGAGGAAATGGCCGCCGGCGGCCGTCAGCGCCTGGGGGTGGATATCTGTATTTCCGATACCGGCATCGCCGGTCCGGGCGGCGGCAATGACAACAAACCAGCCGGTCTTTTCTATCTGGGTCTGGCCACTGCCGAAGGCGTTCGCCATCGCAAGTATATTTTCAAGGGTTCCCGTCAGCAGAACCGGACCGCCGCGGTCAATGCCGCGCTGGAATGGCTTCTGGAAGAATTGGCCTGA
- the fabG gene encoding 3-oxoacyl-ACP reductase FabG: protein MELAKKLTGKTAVVTGAGRGIGRAVALRLAAEGASMVLNSLSDSAANVAAEITAAGGQAVAVRGDVSKTEEVTALIESAVTAFGRLDILVNNAGVTRDNLLLRMSEEDWDAVLDTNLKSVYLCCRAALKPLLKSRDSGRIINISSIIGLSGNAGQVNYAASKAGIIGLTKSLAKELASRRITVNAVAPGFIVTDMTAGMNEEAREALVKRIPLGSLGTPEDVAAAVAFLASEEARYITGQTLTVDGGMTL, encoded by the coding sequence GTGGAATTAGCAAAAAAACTGACCGGTAAGACCGCCGTCGTCACCGGTGCCGGACGCGGTATCGGCCGTGCCGTTGCCCTGCGGCTGGCCGCGGAAGGCGCGTCGATGGTGCTGAACTCACTCAGTGACAGCGCGGCCAATGTCGCCGCGGAAATTACTGCGGCCGGCGGTCAGGCGGTGGCGGTTCGCGGTGACGTTTCCAAAACTGAAGAGGTGACTGCTCTGATTGAGTCAGCCGTGACCGCCTTTGGCCGGCTGGATATTCTGGTTAACAACGCCGGCGTCACCCGGGACAATCTGCTGTTGCGCATGAGTGAAGAAGACTGGGACGCCGTGCTGGACACCAATTTGAAAAGCGTTTATCTCTGTTGTCGCGCCGCTCTGAAACCGTTGCTGAAAAGCCGGGACAGCGGCCGCATCATCAATATTTCCAGTATCATCGGTCTGAGCGGCAATGCCGGTCAGGTTAATTATGCCGCCTCCAAGGCCGGCATCATCGGGCTGACCAAATCGCTGGCTAAGGAACTGGCTTCCCGCCGGATTACCGTCAATGCCGTTGCGCCGGGGTTCATCGTTACCGACATGACGGCCGGTATGAATGAGGAAGCCCGGGAAGCGCTGGTCAAGCGTATCCCGCTGGGCTCGCTGGGGACTCCGGAAGACGTAGCCGCCGCCGTGGCTTTCCTGGCCTCAGAAGAAGCCCGCTACATCACCGGCCAGACACTGACCGTTGACGGCGGCATGACCCTTTAA
- the rpmF gene encoding 50S ribosomal protein L32 has protein sequence MAVPKRKVTPVRQGNRRSHLALKEKQLVECKQCHQLTLPHRACTVCGSYNGRVVLDIEGKTQRKAEKAQKAKEQQ, from the coding sequence ATGGCCGTACCTAAGAGAAAAGTTACCCCGGTTCGTCAGGGCAATCGCCGCAGTCACCTGGCGCTGAAAGAAAAACAACTGGTTGAGTGTAAGCAGTGCCATCAGCTTACCTTGCCTCATCGCGCCTGCACCGTTTGCGGCAGTTACAACGGCCGCGTTGTTCTGGACATTGAGGGCAAAACCCAGAGAAAAGCTGAAAAAGCCCAGAAGGCCAAGGAACAGCAATAA
- a CDS encoding PAS domain S-box protein translates to MTSNGNKNQFSREEIEQRLLSDPTILFRTMFERSGTAKAILNKEGIIVMANETLARLVDLSVRDIEGKHSWFEFVAEHDRRKAQEYHNLRRSHPGLAPERYEFILTDRNGAGHDIEINVAVFPGTDLSLLSMVEVTHLKTAQEMGRLTRFAVENAGEAIFWLDAKGAILYANGAATRMFGYNIGVLMSKSIQDLDAVTAKRDWKKKLADLKQTDSLVWNTEYRRNDGRVLPVEVLLSFIQLGDKGYYWAFIRDVSERVEAAEREKQLQSELNLSGRLASVGELAAGVAHEINNPLTGIIGFSERLLRKSSDEKMTTDLKRIHSEAQRAAKVVQNLLTFARQREPRKEPVDVNEILAESLELREYELKQLGIQVVTHFADLPGISADYYQLEQVFVNLIINAEQAITTSGKGDRLNISSGEMDGYIVVTVADNGPGIKPRDLKKVFDPFFTTRGDEGGTGLGLSICHGIIEEHGGRISVASEPGEGTTFTISLPLETEADRASEG, encoded by the coding sequence ATGACCAGTAACGGTAATAAAAACCAGTTTTCGCGGGAAGAGATTGAGCAGCGGCTGCTCAGTGACCCCACCATTCTGTTCCGTACCATGTTTGAGCGCTCCGGTACCGCCAAAGCCATTCTGAATAAAGAAGGCATCATCGTGATGGCCAATGAAACCCTGGCCAGACTGGTGGACTTGAGCGTTCGGGATATTGAAGGCAAACATTCCTGGTTTGAGTTCGTCGCTGAACATGACCGCCGCAAGGCTCAGGAGTATCACAATCTGCGGCGCAGCCATCCGGGGCTTGCCCCGGAGCGTTACGAGTTTATTCTGACCGACCGGAACGGTGCCGGCCATGACATTGAAATCAACGTCGCGGTGTTTCCCGGGACCGATCTGTCGCTGTTATCCATGGTGGAGGTTACCCATCTTAAAACCGCCCAGGAAATGGGGCGGTTGACCCGTTTTGCCGTGGAGAACGCCGGCGAAGCCATTTTCTGGCTGGATGCAAAGGGCGCCATTCTCTACGCTAACGGCGCGGCCACCCGCATGTTCGGCTATAATATCGGTGTTTTAATGTCCAAATCCATTCAGGATCTGGATGCCGTGACTGCCAAACGGGACTGGAAGAAGAAGCTGGCGGACCTGAAGCAAACAGACTCGCTGGTGTGGAATACGGAATACCGGCGCAACGACGGCCGGGTATTGCCGGTTGAGGTGCTGTTAAGTTTCATCCAACTGGGCGATAAAGGCTACTACTGGGCGTTTATCCGGGATGTCAGTGAGCGCGTTGAAGCAGCGGAACGCGAAAAGCAGCTTCAATCGGAGCTTAATCTTTCGGGGCGGCTGGCCTCGGTGGGCGAACTGGCCGCCGGCGTCGCCCATGAAATCAATAATCCGCTGACCGGCATTATCGGCTTTTCTGAGCGGCTGCTTCGTAAATCCAGCGATGAAAAAATGACGACCGACCTCAAGCGCATTCATTCAGAAGCGCAGCGGGCAGCCAAGGTGGTGCAGAATCTGCTGACCTTTGCCCGCCAGCGGGAGCCGCGCAAGGAACCGGTGGATGTTAACGAGATACTGGCGGAATCACTGGAACTGCGGGAATATGAACTCAAACAGCTTGGCATTCAGGTGGTTACCCATTTTGCCGACCTGCCCGGCATCAGCGCTGACTATTACCAGCTGGAGCAGGTCTTTGTGAATCTGATAATCAACGCCGAGCAGGCCATCACCACCTCAGGCAAGGGGGATCGGCTGAACATCTCTTCCGGTGAGATGGACGGCTACATCGTGGTTACCGTTGCCGACAATGGCCCGGGCATTAAACCGCGTGACCTGAAAAAGGTTTTTGACCCGTTTTTCACTACCCGGGGTGATGAGGGCGGCACCGGGCTGGGGCTGTCTATCTGCCACGGTATTATTGAAGAGCACGGCGGCCGGATCAGCGTCGCCAGCGAACCGGGTGAAGGGACCACCTTTACCATTTCACTGCCGCTGGAAACCGAAGCAGACCGCGCATCCGAAGGCTAG
- a CDS encoding class I SAM-dependent methyltransferase, producing the protein MNQDNHFSVKMSGRLDNPDRIAELRIPELLAEVGCVEAGMVCVDLGAGTGTFTLPLAELAGPTGQVYAVDDSGELLDVIKGKHPPPNVTLIQADFTASGLASGMADFCLAAFVLHETKSPDKLLTEAYRLLKSGGRLLVMEWRAEFDSPGPPQHIRVSACRSARLFREAGFTEFNFLNWTSKHYYSTAEKP; encoded by the coding sequence ATGAATCAGGACAACCACTTTAGCGTGAAAATGTCCGGCCGTCTGGATAACCCCGACCGGATCGCCGAACTGCGAATACCGGAATTACTGGCCGAGGTTGGCTGCGTTGAAGCCGGTATGGTGTGTGTGGACCTCGGCGCCGGTACCGGCACTTTTACCCTGCCGCTGGCCGAACTGGCCGGTCCAACCGGACAAGTCTATGCGGTGGATGATTCCGGGGAATTACTGGATGTCATCAAAGGTAAACACCCGCCGCCGAACGTAACTCTGATTCAGGCTGACTTCACCGCCTCCGGCCTGGCATCCGGAATGGCTGATTTCTGTCTGGCCGCCTTCGTCCTGCATGAAACCAAGTCCCCTGACAAACTGCTGACGGAAGCCTACCGGCTGTTAAAATCCGGCGGCCGGCTGCTGGTGATGGAATGGCGAGCGGAATTTGATTCTCCCGGTCCCCCGCAACACATCCGGGTCTCGGCTTGCCGTTCGGCCCGGCTGTTTCGGGAGGCCGGCTTTACTGAATTCAACTTTCTCAACTGGACATCAAAGCATTACTACAGTACCGCTGAAAAACCCTGA
- a CDS encoding glutamate-5-semialdehyde dehydrogenase, whose translation MTAEEKLRDQGCQAKAAGARLACMPTDIKNAALLAVADALEHNAGAIIEANAWDQAEAAAGGMNAAMLDRLILDEGRIKAIAADVRTVAALPDPVGEIFDMRTHANGLVIGKKRVPLGVIAAIYESRPNVTVDITALCLKAGNAVILRGGKETIHSNRVLVNIIHDALTRSGISPEAVQFIDDTDRALVPVLLHMSDLIDLVIPRGGAGLIKSVKETSTIPVVAGGIGVCHTYVDAAAKIKDAVAIAYNAKVQRPTVCNAMDTLIVHQAVAEEYLPLIAAEWAQAGVEMRCDERALAILSGRPNLKLAAAEPDDWSREYLALIAGVRVVDDLDGALRHISAYGSGHSEAIVTEDYSNAQRFLNEVDAAAVYVNASTRFTDGAQFGLGAEIGISTQKMHARGPLGLKEITSYKWLVYGSGTVRP comes from the coding sequence ATGACTGCTGAAGAAAAACTGCGGGACCAGGGCTGCCAGGCCAAAGCGGCCGGCGCCCGCCTGGCCTGTATGCCGACCGATATTAAAAACGCCGCCCTGCTGGCCGTGGCCGATGCGCTGGAACACAACGCCGGAGCGATTATTGAAGCCAATGCCTGGGATCAGGCCGAAGCGGCCGCCGGCGGCATGAACGCCGCCATGCTGGACCGCCTGATATTGGATGAAGGCCGGATCAAGGCTATTGCCGCCGACGTCCGCACCGTGGCCGCCCTGCCCGACCCGGTAGGCGAGATTTTTGACATGCGCACCCACGCCAACGGCTTGGTCATCGGCAAGAAACGGGTGCCGCTGGGGGTTATTGCCGCTATCTACGAAAGCCGGCCGAACGTCACCGTGGATATCACGGCGCTGTGCCTTAAGGCCGGTAATGCCGTCATTCTGCGCGGCGGTAAGGAAACCATTCACTCCAACCGCGTACTGGTCAACATCATTCATGACGCACTGACCCGCAGCGGCATCAGCCCGGAGGCCGTGCAATTCATTGATGACACCGACCGGGCCCTGGTGCCGGTACTGCTGCATATGAGCGACCTGATTGACCTGGTAATCCCCCGCGGCGGGGCCGGGCTGATCAAATCGGTAAAGGAAACCTCCACCATTCCGGTGGTGGCCGGGGGCATCGGCGTCTGCCACACCTATGTTGATGCTGCTGCCAAAATTAAGGATGCCGTGGCTATTGCTTATAACGCCAAGGTGCAGCGCCCGACGGTATGCAATGCCATGGACACGCTTATCGTCCATCAGGCTGTCGCTGAGGAGTATCTGCCGCTGATTGCCGCCGAATGGGCGCAGGCGGGCGTGGAAATGCGTTGTGATGAACGGGCGCTGGCCATCCTGTCCGGCCGACCGAACCTGAAGCTGGCAGCGGCGGAGCCCGATGACTGGAGCCGGGAATACCTGGCGCTGATTGCCGGTGTCCGGGTGGTGGATGACCTGGACGGGGCACTCCGGCATATCTCCGCCTATGGCTCCGGCCACTCCGAGGCCATTGTTACCGAAGATTATTCCAACGCCCAGCGTTTTCTCAACGAAGTGGACGCCGCGGCGGTTTATGTCAACGCCTCCACCCGTTTCACTGACGGCGCTCAATTTGGTCTGGGGGCGGAGATTGGTATCTCCACCCAGAAGATGCATGCCCGCGGACCGCTGGGGCTGAAGGAAATCACCAGCTACAAATGGCTGGTTTACGGCTCAGGCACCGTCCGCCCCTGA